The Stigmatella ashevillena genomic sequence GCCTCGGGCACCCTCCGCTTCCGGGGACAAACTTCCGGCGTCTCCATCTCCCCCAACCAGACCACCGCCGTGGCCCTCACCCTCCAGGAAATTTCGTCTCCTCCCCCCTATGGCAACGAGGCCCCCGTCATTGACGCCCTCGTCGCCTCCTCCACCTCGGTCCTCACCGGCGCAGCCATCTCCCTGACGGCCACCGTCCATGATCCCAACCCGGGTGACTCCCTCTCCCTGGCGTGGACGGCTTCCGGCGGCTCTTTCTCCGAGCCCTCCGCTGCCTCCACTTCTTGGACCGCTCCTTCCTCCACCGGCGTTCAGACCCTCACCCTCACGGTCACCGACTCGCAAGGCGCGGCCGTCTCCGTCTCCCTCTCCGTCAACGTCGTCTCCGGTGCCTCCACCGGCAACGCTGCCCTCACCATCTCCTTCAACCTCTGGCCTACCGTCTCCAAGGTTTCTGCCTCCCTCAATCTCCTCGACGCCGGACAGTCCACCTCCGTCTCCGCTACCGCCTCCGATGCGGACGGCGATGCCCTCTCCTACCAGTGGACCTCTTCTTGCCCAGGCACCTGGGCCAACGCCTCCTCCAGCGCTGCCTCCTTCGTCCCTTCCTCGATTCCCGCCGACGCCTGCAACAACTGCCAGCTCACCGTCACCATTCAAGACGGCAGGGGAGGGCAGACCACGGGCTCCCTCTCTCTGTGCGTCGCTTCCTCCTCCACCCAGCGCTTCCCGCCTCGCTTCACCCACTTCTACCAATCCGCGCTCTCCGCCTCTTCAGGCCAGACCGTCACCTTCGAGGTCAACGCCCTGGATCCACAGTCCAGTGCGCTGACGTTTGCCTGGAGCACTGCCGCGGGCTCGCTGGGCGCACCCTCCCACGGGGCTTCCTCCAGCCGCGTCACCTGGACAGCCCCCTCGTGTAACCCTGTGGGCACCACCTCGGTCATCACCGCCACCGTCACCAACGCCTTCCAACTCTCTGCCTCCCAGGGCTTCTCCCTGCCAGGACTGCCCGCCTGTGTTCCCGGCTGGAGCGGGACGGGCTCCATGGCCACGGTTCGCAACAACCACGCGATGACGCGGATGGCCAACGGCAAGGTCCTCGTCACAGGGGGACGCTTCGGTGGCGGCAGCACCGACTACCTGGCGTCGGCGGAGGTGTACAACCCAGACACGGGCACCTGGAGCAAGACCGCCCCCATGGCCGCGCCGCGCTTCCAGCACACGTCGACGCTGATGGCCAACGGCAAGGTCCTCGTCACGGGAGGACGCGGCACCGGTTACCTTGCGACCGCGGAAGTGTACGACTCCACCTCGGGCACCTGGAGCGCAGCCAGCCCCATGCTCTCGTCTCGCCTCCTGCACACGGCGACGCTGCTGTCCAACGGCAAGGTTCTCGTCGCGGGGGGATACAGCGGCAGCGCCTACACGCCGATAGCGGAGGTGTACGACCCGGACACGAACACCTGGAGCGCCACCTCCTCCATGGTCTCACCGCGCTATTCCCACACGGCGACGCTGCTGCCCAACGGCAAGGTCCTCATCGCGGGGGGATACAACGGCGGCTACATGGGGACGGCGGAGGTGTACGACCCGGCCTCGGGCACCTGGAGCGCGACCGGCCCCATGACCACCCCCCGTGGCGCTCCCACGGCAACGCTGTTGCCCAACGGGAAGGTGCTCGTCACGGGGGGAATCCGCACCAGCAGCGACTACCTGGAATCAGCGGAACTGTACAACCCGGCCTCGGGCACCTGGAGTGCCACCACCTCCATGGCTTCGCTTCGCAGCAGCCACACGGCGACGCTGCTGCCCAATGGCAAGGTCCTCGTCGTGGGGGGACAAAGCGGCGCCGGCGGCATCCTCTCGTCGGCTGCGGTGTACGCTCCGGACACGGCCACCTGGAGCGCGGCCGGAACCATGGGCTCGGCCCGCCAGGACCACACGGCGGTCCTGCTGCTCAACGGCACGGTCCTCGTCACGGGAGGCTACCACAGCAGCGTCGGCTACCTGGCGACCTCGGCAGTGTACGTGCCCTGAGGCCTCCCACCCCTGGGCACCGCCGCTCACTTGAGTAGTTTTTTGAGAAACGCTTCCAGTTCCGCCTCGGACGCGATCCGCACGAGGCTGGGCTGGAGGTCCGAGACCATCCGCCGCACACGGTCGGCGGCCTCTCCGCTGAAGTTGCTGCGGGCGCTCCGGGCGATCCGCTCCAGTTGCTTGACCACTCCCTGGGCGCTCCACCAGGCCTCCTGGAGCGGACTGCCCGTTCCAAACCGCGCCTGGGCACTCTCCGTGAGGGCTTGGATGATGGGGCCCTCCCGATCCTCCTTCCGCTTCTTGGAGAGTTCGAGCCCCTCCGCGGTCTGCTTGCGCTTCGCGGCCACCCGGGGAACCTTCAGGTTGTGCTCGGCCTTGGGATCATATGCCCTCGTTCCGCAGGCCAACAGCTTGCCGGACAGAAACGATTTCGAGCGCACCGTGAATGCGTGGGTCTTGGCCTGCTCCGCGCTCACCTGGATGACGACCGTGCCCTGGTTGTGCAAGCCGCTGCCATCCGGAGGAACCTGGCCGATCGAGAACTTCTGACCGGTGGCGGGCACCACCCTCGCCGTGACGAAGTAACTGCACTCGTGGAGGCTCTTGTTGAACTCCTCCAACCGGTTGAGGGTGTCTTGGGCGGGGTGGCCATACCCATTGTCACTCCCGCAGGAAATCACTCCGAGCCGAGGGCGGAAGGTCCCCAGCAGCTTGGGAGACGTCGCTTCTCCAGCGCCATGGTGTCCCAGCTTCCATGCGCAGATGTGACGGTCCGGAACGAAGAAGTTCATGTAATTGCAGACGAGCTCCTCGTAGTAGCCGCAGAGGTCGCCCGCGGTGAAATAGCGGAAGGTGCCAAACTCCAACAGCAGGGCCGCACTGCAATCATTCTTGTCGTGAGTCGGAATGTGACTGGCACTGCTGGACCACGGCACATCCGCATTCTCACTCATGGACCAGAAGTGGGCCTTGCTCCTCTCCGACTTCATGAAACCGTTGTAGGCAAGACACCGGAGCTTCACCCCCTGTGACTCCACCAGGGGCGTGTCCAGTGGCAACACCCGGCGCCGGCCCTTCACAATGTCGAGGTGGGCGTAGTCCGTGTACTCCGAGTCCCCGGCATCCAGGGGCGCGCCCAGGTCGTAGAAGAGGACGCCGTCCTGCAGGTACTTGCTCTTGAAGACAACGCTCGCACCGCCGATGTGATCAGAGTCGTAATGGGAGATGACGCAGGCATCGATCCGCCGGAAGGCGCCCCCGTGGATGAGCTTGTCGAGGTAGCTGGCGGTCTCGAAGCCCGTCCGGCCCGTGTCGATCAGCATCGAGTAGGTGAGCGCTCCCCGCTCATCACGGATCTGGATGAGCGTGGCATCACCCTGGCCCACGTCGATGTGATGGATCTCCAGGACCGGAGCGGAAACCGTCTCCTCCTCTTCCATCTCATCCACACCCCGTTTCTCTTTCCCCTTCACCGAGCTGGACAAGGGCGGTGCGCCAGAGGCCAGCGGCCCCAAGGGGGCCATGGAGTTGAAAATCGCCTTCGTCTCTCCGATTTGAATCGTATCTCCCGGCGAGAGGTGGAGAGGGCCCGAAAGTCTCATCCCATTGACCCATGTGCCGCTGCTGGACCCCAGGTCCTCGAGCGTGGTCCCAGACTTCGAGAGGGTCAGCTTGGCGTGCCTCGGGGAGGCGGCCTTGTCGCCCTTCAGGATCAACGTCCCTTCCTGGCGTCCGATGATGACCTCATCGGACACCAACTGGATGCGGCGGCCCTTCAGAGGACCTGACGTAAAGGTGAGGTGGCTCATGCGGGGGGATTTTAGCCTGATGACACCAGACACCAACCCGAGACCGCAGTCCCCAGCGCGTCCGGAGATCCGAGCGCTCACGCCCCCCCACCCGCGCTTCACGGGGTGCGTAAGCCCCTGAGTTCACGGCCGACGCCCACGCGGGCTCCGCTGGCATGGAAGCCGCTTTAGGGAAGTCCCGACAGGAATCAGAACCAAGAAAAGCTTCAAGCGCGGCGGCTTTAAAAGCCCTTCCTCGTTGTTTGGGCCGAAGACGGATGTGCCCCGCCCCAGCGAAGCCCTCGGGAACGCCAGGCCTCCTACTCGACGGGTTCGCTACCAGTCCTGGTCCGGCAGCGGCTTGCGGACCTCCTCGGGAGGCTGGCCATAGCCCGGCATGCCTTCCTTGGCCTGATCCGCATTGTCCGCCTTCTTCTGCGGCGCCTCCTGCCCGCCAGCCTGACGGGGTGGCTTCTGCTCCTTCGGCTGCCTCGGATCGGCTGCCATCACATCCTCCTTCCGGCGTTCACCGGTCTGGAGGAAAGCTCGGCACCCGGCATGGAACAGGCTAGGCATCCTCGACGACTGGCTGACGGGCGTCCGAGAAAGCCAGGGGTCTTCCCGTCATGGGACAGGGGAACGTGTTTCAGCAGCCCTGAGCGCGTCGGCCAGCAGCCGGGCAGGCGCGGACAACTGCTGGAGATCGCGGGTGCAGATCAACAAGTCGCGCAGCGCCCAGGGCTCGCGCAGGGGAATCCGGCGGATCGCCATCGACCGCTGACAGCGCCGCGCGGCGGCCTCCGGGATGACGCCAATGCCGACCCCCCGCTCGACCAGGCGGCAGACGGCGTCAAAGCTCCTGAGCCGCACCCGGTAGTCGAGCCGTCGCCCCAACCGGGAGGCGTGCGAGGCCAGATGGTCTTGCAGCGCGCTGCCTTCTCCCAGGCCGATGAACGGCTCGTCGAGCAGCTCGGCGAAGGCCAGCGAGCGATGCCCGGCCAGCCGGTGGCCCCGGGAAATCACCACCACCAACCGGTCACGGCGGAAGGGAAATGTCTGGAGCGCGCCAAGCGAGACGGTGCCGGAGACGATGCCCAGCTCCGCGCGGCCCTCGGCGATGGCCTGAACGATGTCGTAGCTGAGCCGCTCCTCGAGGTCGACGTTGATGCCAGGGTGCGTGGAGAGGAACTCGCCGAGCGCCTCGGGCAGGAACTCACTGATCGCCGCGGTGTTGGCGAGCATCCGCACATGGCCTTTGAGCCCGTGCGCGTAATCGCCGAGCTCACCGCGCAACCGGTCGATCTGCTGCAACACGATGCGCGCATGATGGGCCAGCGCGCGGCCGGCGGGCGTCAGGAGTACGCCACGGCGGCCACGCTCCAGTAACGACACGCCCAACGCCTCTTCCATGCCCCGGATGCGCTCGCTGGCCGAGGCGAGTGCCAGATGCGCTCGCGCCGCGCCGCGCGTGATGCTGCCGTGCTCGGAGACGTGAAGAAACAGCGAGAGATCCGTGAGATCGAAGTGCATGCAGCCCTCCTCGGGCAGCGCCGCCAGCGTTCGTCCTGGCCGAAGGCTGTCTTCGCCCCTTCCACATTGTCGCGCTGCTCCGGTGGGGTCAATCTCGCGGGATGATCCATTTTCTGCTGCTCATGGGAGCGGGATTCGTGGCGGGAGCGATGAACGCGATGGCCGGGGGCGGCTCGTTCGTCACGCTGCCCGCGCTGGTCTTCGCGGGCCTGCCTTCGGTGGCGGCGAATGCATCCAGTGCCGTGGCCCTCTTCCCGGCCAGCCTCGCGAGCACCTGGGCCTATCGCCGGGACCTCTCCGGCATTGGCACCGTCTCGCTGCGCGCCTTGCTGCCAGTCAGTCTGGCAGGTGGCGCGCTGGGGGCCGGGTTGCTGCTCGCCACCCCGCCGGAGCGGTTCGATGAGATCCTCCCCTGGCTGCTGCTGTTGGCTTCGCTGACCTTCGCCTTCGGACAACGGGCGGGAATCGCGCTGCGCCGACGCATCCCCACCGGCCCGGTGATGGTCCTCATCGTGCAGTTCCTGCTCGCGATCTACGGCGGTTATTTCGGGGGGGCCGTGGGCATCATGATGATGGCGGCCTGGAGCCTGTTGAGCACCGCCGATGTCCAAGCGATGAACCCCGCCAAGACGGTCCTCGTCGCGGCGGCCAACGCCGTCGCGGTGCTCTGCTTCATCGCCGCGCGGGAGGTCTGGTGGAAGGAGACGCTCGCCATGCTGCTCGCCGCGGCGCTGGGCGGCTACGCGGGCGCACGCCTCGCCCGGCGCCTGGAGCCGAGGAGGATCCGCCGCGGCGTCATCCTGCTCACCGCGGTGATGACGCTGGCCTTCTTCCTCCGCGCTGCCTATGCCTAGGGTAGCGAGAGGATGCTCTTTCCGTGAATGACCCGAAGATTGAACAGGACCTTCGCCACCTCGGCGTCCGCGCAGGAGGCGTGCTACTGGTGCACACGTCGTTCCGTGCGGTCCGGCCCGTCGACGGCGGGCCCCTGGGGCTGATCGGTGCGTTGCAAGCGGCGCTCGGCCCCTCTGGGACGTTGGTGATGCCCACGATGACGGACGGCGAAACGGTGTTCGATCCACGGTGCACCCCGACGGAGGGGATGGGCATCACCGCGGAGTTGTTCTGGCGGCAACCGGGGGTCTTGCGGAGCACCCACCCGGGTGGCTCCTTCGCTGCGTCGGGTCCGCTCGCCGCTCGGATCTGTGAGCCCCAGCCGCTCTCGCCTCCGCATGGACCGGACAGCCCCGTGGGCCGCGTTCACGCGCTGGACGGGCAGGTGCTCCTGCTGGGCGTCACGCACAGCGAGAACACGACGCTGCACCTCGCGGAGGCCCTGGCTGGAGTGCCGTACTCGGTGTCGCACCCCTGCGTCGTGGAGGAAGGCGGGACCGCGAAAACGGTCCTGATCGCAGAGAGCGATCACTGTTGCCGTGGCTTCCGAGTTGCCGACGACTGGCTGCGCGCTCGCGGCCTCCAGCGCGAAGGGACGGTCGGGAATGCCCAGGCCCGCCTCTGCAACGCGCGCGACGTGGTCCGGCTCGCGGTCGAGCACCTCACCGCCGATCCGCTCACGTTTCTGTGCTCTCCAGGAAGTGGCTGTGAGGAGTGCGACGCGGCTCACGCGAGTATTTCTCCCGGAGCCCGAAGGTGATGGGGTCAGGGCGCGACGTCACCCGCGCGCTCGGCCAAGGGGAGGCCCTCGCGGACGAGCGACACCAGGTCCTTGCCAAACCGGCGCCGCGCCCAGACCACCCACTCCTCGGCTTCGGACACCCTGGGCCGGTGGTGAGGGACGGACGCGGCGGCCAGGTGAAGCCGAGCCCGGAGGTCCCTCTCGCCTCCACGCTCGCCTGCTGGGAAAACAGCTACGGAGCTGCCGGACGTGCGTACCCTCGGGCCGAACAACAGCCCTCCTCAGCCCGGAGTCACGCGCCCGCCAATCTCCGGGAACCGCTCATACGCGCGCAAGAGCGCCGCAAGGTGCGCGGGGTTGTCGAGCTCGAGCGGCATCTCCGTGAGCCGAACGACCCACCCGCCCGTTGCAGTGCGCCGCGCCCGAGAGAGCAAGTCCGCATCGCGGGCAGGGTCCGGGAACCCGATGGCTTGTGCGGCGGCGGCCGACCAGTAGTTCAGCCACCCGAGGTGATGGGGAATCGCTGGCGAGGGGATGTGCTGGGGGAGGTTGAGCGCTGGGAGCCCCCGGGGCGGGACATGCGGCTGATTCATCGAGTGGCGAATTTGTTTCGCCATCTCCGGCGCCACGCCGTCCGGCAACACGCGCCCCCAGAACGCGCGTGAGCCTTCTGCCACGCCTTCCAGCACATCCGCCGCTGCCGCGATGCTGGCCGCATCCAGCGGCAGCTCCGCGTGGACTTCAAATTGTGACTGGCCTCCCGCGCTGAGACCCGCAGGTCTTCCCCACCCCGTCACCGTCACAGGGTAGCTCTCGTCGCCGTTGCACAGCAGCGGGAATTTCCCGCGCGCGCTCGCCTCAGCGAGCCACCCATCACGTTGCGGCAACGCGATAGGCCGCCCCGCCTGGGATAGCTCCCACTCCAAGCGCACACTGGGGAGCACCCGTTCGATTCCGCGGACGACTGCGAGCGTGCGGCCATCGTCGCCCACAAGCGCAGGCGCGTAGACGATGAGGATCAGGGATCTCTGCTGGGTCATCGCTTGCACCCCGTGACGACAATGTTGAGGGTGAAATCCCGTTCGAGCAACGCGTCTTTGTGCACTTGGGTGCTCACCCCAACGACGAATCCATAGCCACATGCCGTCGCGATGTCTCGCTCTTCCTGCAACAACGGCACTTGCTCCAGGATTGTCTGCCGCTGGATGAAGGCATTGTACGTGTCAAATTGATGGGTCTTGATCTCCCACAGCACCCGCACGCCGACTTGCAACGCATCAAAGCGCTTGCCGCCAACGAGCACGTCATTGCCGGGGTAGCGGTTCGGCGGAAACTGATCGGCGCACTTGTTATGCGGGGCATCTTCGCCCGCGTGCGGCACCAGGACGGGCTCGCACTGAGGGTTGCGGCGCCCGGCAATCAGCGAGGCGGGCGGGCCTCTGTCCGCTCCAGCTCTCTCCGGAGTGGGGGTTACCTCTGGCTCCTGCGAGGCATGAGGAGCATCTCCGGCCCAAAGGCCCGGCTCCCGAGTGGGCGGCAACACGCGCTTGTGCGGGCTCCGCGGCAGGGACTGGGGGCGAACCTGCCCTGGCTGCCCGCGGGTGGGAGGCCCGTACCGGGCACAGCGGGTGGGCGCACAGGCGCCCAAGCGTAGGTCTCAGGCGCCTCTTGAGAGGTGGCGCACCCAGCGACGACGACGGAAACGGCAACGGCCTGGCGGAGTGCGCTACAAGTTCGGAAGTTCATTCCACGTCCTTTCATCGAAGGGGGCGCGCGTCCGACAGCTCCAGTTCAGACCGTGGGCGCCGCACCAACTCCAGCCCCAGGAGACTGCCCCAGCCATGGCCGACCACGAACACCCAGTCCTTGCAACCGGCGCCGGGCCCAGCCCCCCCACTCCTCGGCATCGGCCCCCCTGCGGCCCATGGAACAGGATCAGCACCGCGTTGCGCGAGGTGCGAGCCCTAGCCCGCCTCGACGAGCGCTGCGAGCTTCGCGAGTGACATCCGCCAGCCGGTCTCGTTATCGACGGCGGGCACGCTGCTCGGCAGCCCCTCGTGTACGGCGAGAATCTCGGTGCCGCCGTCCGCATCGCAGAGCGAGAGGGTGATCGTCATCTCGCCGCGCAGCGCGGGATCCGCCGTCTCGAACTCGACCACTTCGACCACCTGCTCGTCCGGCACGAGCTTCACGAAGCGGCCATGGTACGTGTCCGTGTGCGCCGTCGTCTTTCCAGTCTCCGTGGGCGCATCGTACGTGAGCGAAATGCGGACCAAGCCCCCTTCGCGGGGCTCGAACACATGCACGTGGCTGGTCATGCCGTCCGGCACCCTCCACGCCGCGACCGAGCGCTCATCCAGGAGCGCGCGATAAACCTTTGCACGGGGCGCCTTCACACGGCGGCTGATACGCGTCGTACCCATGCCCGGAAATTAGCATGGACCGTGGGCGCTTCCAGCGCCTGCGCCGGACAGAGGGGGAGGGCGCCGGGGCGGGCGCTACGGCGGCATCCCGTGCTCGTCATTCGAAAAAGCGGATCTCTCGCCAAGCCACCCACGAAGGGCTCTGGGAAGTCGCCACGCGTATCCATCGGACGTTGGCCGTGCCAGTCCATACGAGCTGCTGCTGGTCCTGCGTGAAGCCTTGGATGGTGCCCAGAAGCGACCAAGCCCCCAGGGTGGCCGCGCCGTAGATGTGATGCACTGTCGCCCCAGAGGGGTACTGATTCGTGACCAGTTCGATCCGCCGCACCTGGGTACTGCCGCCGAAGTCATATTCAATCCACTGGGGAGCCACTCCGCCAGCAGCCCAGCTATCCAGCAGGTCACGGTTGGTGGCGGCAAACGGAACCCCCCAGTCCCAGCTCGCCGAAGCCACGGCGTCCACGGGAAAGATTTGCGTATCCTCTGGGTGAAGCAGGGAGCGGGAGAACTGGTACAGACGCTCCCTGACCCAGCGCATGTCGCGGGTTCCCTGCTCCGCCTGTCCGTTCGCGTTGAGATCGAGGCTCGGCCACAAGAACGGCGCCACGGCCACGTACTTGCCATCGGACAACACCTCCTTGTGCCAGGCGTTGAGCCGACCGATGACAAGGTTTTGAGCGAGCAGGTCCTCATTCGCCGCGTCCCAGCGGAAGGCTTCGGGGACGGCGATCATTCGCTGACTGGGCGACAGCCACGAGCGCAGGGTCGAGATGTACCAGGGCATGCTCTGGCCATTGCAGTTGTCCCACGGGCCGTAGCAGTCGAAGCCCACCCAGTCGAACATCGAGACGTAGGCGCTTCCGAGGCCTCGCGTGAGGGTGGGGTAGGCCAGGATCGTCCCCACGGGCTTCGAGGGAAAGTCCGCGTGCATCCGTCCCGACATGGCTTGCAACCAGCCTCGCATCGTGGCGTCACTGACGTTGTTCACCCAAGCGTTATGGTACGGCTCATCGAGCGGATAGAAGGCGAGCACCGTGTCCTCGTATCCTCCATCGAGGATGATCCGCCGCACCTGCTCCCACTGCGCCTGCCAATCGGCACTTGGCGCCAGCGGGCTGCTCGAGAACAGCTGGCCGTTCAGCACCAGGATGGCCTTGCTCCCCACCCGTTTCGCCTCGGCGAGTTTGCCCGCGAGCGTAGAGACCGCCGTCGCAATCCAGGTGACGTTTGCACCCACCGCCGCAGTCTCCGCTGTGTGGTCGCCTGTCCCGTGACCGTCGAAGGCGCTGGCAAAGTACCCCAGATGCTCGACCCCCTGAAAAACCTCAATCTCACTCCAGGCGACCCACGAGGGGCTCTGGGTCGTGGTGATGCGGACATAGCGCACCTGTCCGAGGTGGTCGCCCGAGAGGCCATCCCCTGTGTGCTCCAGCCATTGCCCACCGGAGGTGGTGCCGGTGAAGGTCTTGACCAGCCGAAGGTTGCCCGGATCCTGCCCGACGTACACGCTGTGGGAGGTGAGGCCGCTCGGCTCTTGCGCCACGAGGAGCCGGATCTTCCAAAGGGCGACGGTCCTCCCGAGATCCAATTCGATCCACTGTGTGGCAAAGCCTCCCGCGTTCCAGACCGTGGCAGGGTTGCCATCCACCACATTCGTGGCGGGGGTTCCCGCATAGGTACTGGAGGCGGTGACAGCGATGGGCTGGAGCCCCTTGGGCGCCGCCTCCACGCGTGGGCACCAGAGCAGCAGTGCGAGACTGACGAAGAGTGCACGGGTCATGATGAATACCTTAGGACAGAAAGTTTATGACCGGAATGGCAGCACTTCGCCCTTGCGCGCCAATGAACATCCGCTCGACGCCTCAATGGCAGACATCCGTGACATGTCACCAGCCGCTGTCCGGGATTTGACGCAATTGGCGCGCGGAGAAAGCGAGGGATTGAGGCACCTTGCGCATGCCTCTCAACACGGAGCAAACCTCATGAACACGATGAAGTGGATGATGCCGGCCGCGGTGGTGGTGTCGATGACCCTGTCGCTGGTGGGCTGCGGTGGCCAGCCTTCCGACAACGGGCAGCAACCGAAGTCCATGACCCAGAACCTGGGCCCCAACAACGAGTTCTACGGCTCGGACACCCTGAAGGAGGTGTTGGTTGCCTCCAACGTCCAGTCGTCCGCCGGTCTGACCATCGAGGGGAAGGGCTCGGGCGTGGGCGAGGGCTGCCTGCGCAACGGTTCGAGCCCCTACTGCATCGGCCGTCAGCAGACGCTGGCGCCCATGTCGCGCGACTTCAAGGCGGGCACCTGTTCCGGTGGCACCGCTTCGAGCGGCGCCTGCTGCCCTGGTGAGTCCAGCAACGCCGTCGCGCTCGACGCGGTGAACGCGTTCGTCCGCAGCACCACCTACAGCGCCCTGCCCAACAACAGCATCTCCACGGCGGACCTCAAGAAGGTCTTCTGCGGCGATGGCACCGGCAGCGCCGCCACCTGCGTCAGCAACTGGTCCGCGCTGGGCCGCCCCACCGCGGGCACCCTCGCGAAGTACCGCCGGGATGACCTGTCCGGCACGACCGACACCTTCAAGTCGCTGGTCGGCTGCACCACGTTCTGCTCCGACGTGACCGTCGTCCTCGATGAGTCGAGCGCCAACCCCGCCGCCTGCGCCACCACCGACAGCGCCACCGTCTGCATTGGCAAGCTGGCGGCGAGCAACTCCAACGCCATCGGTTACGCAGGGGACTCTGCCCGGCGCACCGGCAACACGGCGCTCCAGGTGAACGGCATTGCCCCCACCCCCGCCAACGTCCGCAAGCTGCTCGCCAGCAACCCCACGGGCGTCTACCCGCTGTCGCGCAAGCTCTTCCTCAACGAGAACGTGAACTACACGAAGACGGCCCAGGAGCAGGCCCTCTATGACTGGGTCTACAGCACCAACACCCAGGACTTCGAGAATCTCCTGGTTGAGCAGGGTTTCATTGCTTGCAGCGATATCAGCCCGCTCGATTGCGGCGGGGACCTGGGCCGCGGCTCCGGCGTGTGCCAGGGCTTGTGAGCTGAAACCTCTCATGTGAGGCAGTCCAAGGCCGGGGGAGCTTCTGCTCCTCCGGCCTTTTCCTTTCTGAAAAGCCATCCGTCTGTCACAAACACTGCGGGCTGAAGATTCCAGTCAGGCTTTCGTTACCATTTCTTGTCAATTCCTCACGGCGCTTCTCCGCTAAGGCTTGCGCAGCGCAGGAGGAGAACCGGTCTCATGGAGATGACAAGGAATAGGCCCGTCCCGGGCCTCACCTTCGGTGTATCGCTGCTCGTGCTAGCCCTGGCGGCAGGTTGCTCGTCCTCAGAAGGGCCCCCAGCCTCCCAGGATGGCGGCCCCCCCGACACGGGCGCGCCCGACGCGGGTGACGGCGGCACGGGCCCCACGCCCGCCACCTGCCTCCCGGCCAATTCGAACGAGCGCATACCGCTGCGCCACGCCGCCACCCGCGAGCCGGTCTTCGAGACCTTCGGCAACCTGAGGGCGCGCGTGGACACGCAATGCGGCACCTGCCACAAGGCGCCCGAAATCCGGGGCGGCTTCCAGTACACCTCCAGCCATGCGGGGCTGCGGGACGCGGCGGCCTCCATGGCCCGGATGGCCACGCAGGGCGCCATGCCGCCCCTGCCCACCCCGGATCAGCTCAAGCAGGCGGTGGCGCTCGGCCAGGCGCTCTCGTCCTGGCTGGCCCAGGGCGCGCCGGAGGGCTCCTTCGAGGTGCGGGAAGAGGGCTCGAGCGACGGGGGCGTGGCGGTGGCACGGGACGTGGGCGAGGCGATGACCGACCTGGGCCACTGCATCCCCGGGTCCGAGCCGCTGGGCAGAGATCCTCAGAAGGACGCCTGGTTCGCCCAGCTCACCGCGCTGCCCCGGCTCCTGTCCGAGACGGACACTGGCATCGTGACGTTCGACGCGCGGACGCTCGCCCAGCATGGCACCGTGGCGTTCACGCCCAC encodes the following:
- a CDS encoding DUF6310 domain-containing protein, producing MPHAGEDAPHNKCADQFPPNRYPGNDVLVGGKRFDALQVGVRVLWEIKTHQFDTYNAFIQRQTILEQVPLLQEERDIATACGYGFVVGVSTQVHKDALLERDFTLNIVVTGCKR
- a CDS encoding substrate-binding domain-containing protein, giving the protein MNTMKWMMPAAVVVSMTLSLVGCGGQPSDNGQQPKSMTQNLGPNNEFYGSDTLKEVLVASNVQSSAGLTIEGKGSGVGEGCLRNGSSPYCIGRQQTLAPMSRDFKAGTCSGGTASSGACCPGESSNAVALDAVNAFVRSTTYSALPNNSISTADLKKVFCGDGTGSAATCVSNWSALGRPTAGTLAKYRRDDLSGTTDTFKSLVGCTTFCSDVTVVLDESSANPAACATTDSATVCIGKLAASNSNAIGYAGDSARRTGNTALQVNGIAPTPANVRKLLASNPTGVYPLSRKLFLNENVNYTKTAQEQALYDWVYSTNTQDFENLLVEQGFIACSDISPLDCGGDLGRGSGVCQGL
- a CDS encoding discoidin domain-containing protein, whose translation is MTRALFVSLALLLWCPRVEAAPKGLQPIAVTASSTYAGTPATNVVDGNPATVWNAGGFATQWIELDLGRTVALWKIRLLVAQEPSGLTSHSVYVGQDPGNLRLVKTFTGTTSGGQWLEHTGDGLSGDHLGQVRYVRITTTQSPSWVAWSEIEVFQGVEHLGYFASAFDGHGTGDHTAETAAVGANVTWIATAVSTLAGKLAEAKRVGSKAILVLNGQLFSSSPLAPSADWQAQWEQVRRIILDGGYEDTVLAFYPLDEPYHNAWVNNVSDATMRGWLQAMSGRMHADFPSKPVGTILAYPTLTRGLGSAYVSMFDWVGFDCYGPWDNCNGQSMPWYISTLRSWLSPSQRMIAVPEAFRWDAANEDLLAQNLVIGRLNAWHKEVLSDGKYVAVAPFLWPSLDLNANGQAEQGTRDMRWVRERLYQFSRSLLHPEDTQIFPVDAVASASWDWGVPFAATNRDLLDSWAAGGVAPQWIEYDFGGSTQVRRIELVTNQYPSGATVHHIYGAATLGAWSLLGTIQGFTQDQQQLVWTGTANVRWIRVATSQSPSWVAWREIRFFE
- a CDS encoding SRPBCC domain-containing protein encodes the protein MGTTRISRRVKAPRAKVYRALLDERSVAAWRVPDGMTSHVHVFEPREGGLVRISLTYDAPTETGKTTAHTDTYHGRFVKLVPDEQVVEVVEFETADPALRGEMTITLSLCDADGGTEILAVHEGLPSSVPAVDNETGWRMSLAKLAALVEAG